From Aythya fuligula isolate bAytFul2 chromosome 20, bAytFul2.pri, whole genome shotgun sequence, a single genomic window includes:
- the LOC116497384 gene encoding C-C motif chemokine 5-like, translating to MNIFSAALSILLVAGLFSQAFSGPIGADTTICCFSYTSQKLPQSHVKDYFYTSSKCPQPAVVFITRRTRQVCAKPDARWVKEYVNFLELH from the exons ATGAACATCTTTAGTGCAGCCCTCTCCATCCTCCTGGTTGCTGGCCTCTTTTCTCAGGCTTTTTCTGGTCCAA TTGGAGCTGACACAACCATCTGCTGCTTCAGCTATACCTCACAGAAGCTGCCCCAGAGTCATGTGAAGGATTATTTCTACACCAGCAGCAAATGCCCACAGCCAGCAGTTGT GTTCATCACCAGGAGGACTCGGCAGGTCTGTGCTAAACCTGATGCCAGGTGGGTGAAGGAATATGTGAACTTCCTGGAGCTGCACTGA